One genomic segment of Oxalobacteraceae sp. CFBP 8761 includes these proteins:
- a CDS encoding helix-turn-helix domain-containing protein, protein MCSIAERFIASFPRSTMNTPHEPELPADTIASDPNFMLSLARGLAVLQAFSDQRRSLTIAQISHRTAIPRASVRRCLHTLIALGYASADGNQFSLKPKVLSLGYSYLSSTPLTVSAHPYLNQVSRSLNESCSLGVLQDDEVLYVGRSAASRIMSVSLTTGSRLPAYCTALGRMLLAHLPAPELDDYLARVPLKAMTERTVVNPERLRAILADVRVAGYVLVEEELEVGLRSISVPVRGASGNVLAALNIGAHAARVSRRKMEEEFLPVLRASAQELSILLP, encoded by the coding sequence ATGTGTTCGATTGCCGAACGGTTTATTGCGTCATTTCCAAGGAGCACCATGAACACGCCACACGAGCCTGAACTGCCAGCGGACACCATCGCCAGCGACCCGAATTTCATGCTGTCGCTGGCGCGCGGGCTGGCGGTGCTGCAGGCATTCAGCGACCAGCGCCGCAGCCTGACGATCGCCCAGATCAGCCACCGCACGGCGATTCCGCGCGCGTCGGTGCGGCGTTGCCTGCACACGCTGATTGCGCTGGGCTATGCCAGCGCGGACGGCAACCAGTTTTCGCTCAAGCCCAAGGTGCTGTCGCTCGGTTACTCGTACCTGTCGTCCACGCCGCTCACGGTCTCGGCCCACCCCTACCTGAACCAGGTCAGCCGCAGCCTGAACGAATCGTGCTCGCTCGGCGTGCTGCAGGACGACGAAGTGCTGTACGTGGGGCGCTCGGCCGCCTCGCGCATCATGTCGGTGTCGCTGACCACTGGCAGCCGCCTGCCGGCGTACTGCACGGCGCTGGGCCGGATGCTGCTGGCGCACCTGCCCGCGCCGGAGCTGGACGACTACCTGGCGCGCGTGCCGCTCAAGGCCATGACCGAGCGCACGGTGGTCAATCCCGAGCGGCTCAGGGCCATCCTGGCGGACGTGCGCGTCGCCGGCTACGTGCTGGTCGAAGAAGAGCTGGAAGTCGGCCTGCGCTCGATCTCGGTCCCCGTGCGCGGCGCCTCGGGCAATGTGCTGGCCGCGCTGAACATCGGGGCGCACGCGGCGCGCGTGTCGCGGCGCAAGATGGAAGAGGAGTTTTTGCCGGTCCTGCGCGCGAGCGCGCAAGAGCTGTCGATCCTGTTGCCCTGA
- a CDS encoding noncanonical pyrimidine nucleotidase, YjjG family, protein MKYRLFLFDLDDTLLDFRASEQASFQRTMAHLDLRDGLDVLFAQYQMTNVALWRLFEQGAVSKDFLRIERFRKTFADNGIDLDPHVASDVYSESLADTVVLVDGAVEVCETLAAIGEVGIITNGAHAIQHRRIASSGLAPSLSFVATSEACGFAKPDSRFFEYTSKMARTFTKPDTVIVGDRLDADILGANRFGIDSVWFNPGRMANESLAIPTCEVDSLHDIDASLRRLALA, encoded by the coding sequence ATGAAATACCGACTTTTCCTGTTTGACCTCGACGACACCCTGCTCGATTTCCGGGCTTCCGAACAAGCTTCCTTCCAGCGCACGATGGCGCACCTCGATCTGCGTGACGGCCTGGACGTCCTGTTCGCGCAGTACCAGATGACCAATGTCGCGCTGTGGCGTCTCTTCGAACAGGGCGCCGTGTCGAAGGATTTCCTGCGCATCGAACGCTTTCGCAAGACCTTCGCCGACAACGGGATCGACCTCGATCCGCACGTCGCCAGCGATGTGTACAGTGAATCCCTGGCCGATACCGTCGTGCTGGTCGATGGCGCCGTAGAGGTGTGCGAAACGCTGGCCGCCATCGGCGAAGTGGGCATCATCACCAATGGCGCGCACGCGATCCAGCACCGGCGCATTGCCAGTTCGGGGCTGGCCCCGTCGCTGTCGTTCGTGGCGACGTCCGAAGCCTGCGGCTTCGCCAAGCCGGACAGCCGCTTCTTCGAGTACACCAGCAAGATGGCGCGCACCTTCACCAAGCCCGATACGGTGATCGTGGGCGACCGCCTGGACGCCGACATCCTCGGTGCCAACCGCTTCGGCATCGACAGCGTCTGGTTCAATCCGGGTCGCATGGCCAACGAATCGCTCGCCATTCCCACCTGCGAAGTCGACAGCCTGCACGACATCGACGCCTCATTGCGCCGCCTGGCCCTTGCCTGA
- a CDS encoding chromosome segregation protein SMC, producing MFHIKSLELVHWDYWQRIKNIPLDAKIITIAGQNGSGKTTLLDAMRTLFGLDCSMGRTYKHYARHSGQQSAWLRAVVDNKPVGRQLSNRPFRHSGFFADDEVTLFCQVQKNGGDWKRQYLMRPGNVEIEEVTEATDWLGVENYRKRLASAGLSPAMSKVLALEQGETDKLCEYAPRQLLDLVFQVFGDKEVLDAYDEAKRHQRDTETELKRFEAELEASRTNLEGLRLRVANHHQWSDLHAEKRELHEEVLPALQYHEAREKALLVSRTLREAKKPLVQADGQLAEKRSQLASQQRALTEAQKQETQLEQEGGELARRLTEVNTRLKPLESLLEQRDRLQKLSADAGADIAEVGKQLGEKEAELARQKSAREAVSTKIAGELATISQLQGKSAMPEPEAQRLMRRALRDEGIAHAMLSDIVEVTDPKWQGAVEGVLGGYASVVLLEKASDAANAYRLAEKERYRHFIVPDCVTAPVVKDDSLLSVVSFSGKAPGWLIDQLERIVRVDSVDDGFKSRSDEWITPDAYHRERRGGRSLFVEASRYRFGAAGKTQRLEAIQKSLPALEQKEDALTLAISKLAAEVGGLKARIAGVDAAKELSARQEEFEEAARALAPLKAERMEVGARLGELQTLSKNATVARTRADTVWQNARMALSEAEAGMRLNHRRQIDQRTEHAKALLELRRSWRAVPGAWKNPNWRGDLVAKHQNAHQVNLRLGSLEGSLARDDWELDPTVVDQYARLHDQLESRQTETEERRYQNNRAIEATGNARGAYIERLRYTIKTYTKNIRELGGLAGIDVQADPVRLENDDVQLSQAGLHVRFKFDGKDQIGMNDGEASGGQQVMKSLVLLIGLLKSEEGSGGFVFIDEPFAHLDIRNIQLVGEFLKNTDAQYLMTTPLTHNTDVYDPSELTLITSKKKKDQQWAQPIFVLQRRKEDAKAA from the coding sequence ATGTTCCACATTAAATCACTCGAACTGGTCCACTGGGATTACTGGCAGCGGATCAAGAACATCCCGCTCGACGCCAAGATCATCACGATCGCCGGCCAGAACGGCTCGGGCAAGACCACGCTGCTCGATGCGATGCGCACGCTGTTCGGGCTCGATTGCTCGATGGGCCGCACGTACAAACACTATGCGCGCCACTCGGGCCAGCAAAGTGCCTGGCTGCGCGCCGTCGTCGACAACAAGCCGGTAGGCCGCCAGTTGTCAAACCGGCCGTTTCGTCACTCGGGCTTTTTCGCCGACGATGAAGTGACGCTCTTTTGCCAGGTGCAGAAGAACGGCGGCGACTGGAAGCGGCAGTACCTGATGCGTCCCGGGAACGTCGAGATCGAGGAAGTGACCGAAGCGACCGACTGGCTGGGCGTGGAAAACTACCGCAAGCGCCTGGCGTCGGCCGGCCTGTCGCCGGCGATGTCGAAAGTGCTGGCGCTCGAGCAGGGCGAGACCGACAAGCTGTGCGAATACGCGCCGCGCCAGTTGCTCGACCTGGTGTTCCAGGTCTTCGGCGACAAGGAAGTGCTGGATGCGTACGACGAAGCCAAGCGCCACCAGCGCGATACTGAGACAGAGCTCAAGCGCTTCGAGGCCGAGCTGGAAGCCTCGCGCACCAATCTCGAAGGCTTGCGCCTGCGTGTGGCCAACCACCATCAGTGGTCCGACCTGCACGCAGAAAAGCGCGAGCTGCACGAAGAAGTGCTGCCGGCGCTGCAGTACCACGAAGCGCGCGAGAAAGCGCTGCTGGTCTCGCGCACGCTGCGTGAAGCGAAGAAGCCTTTGGTGCAGGCCGACGGTCAACTGGCCGAGAAACGCAGCCAGCTGGCCAGCCAGCAGCGCGCGCTGACCGAAGCGCAAAAGCAGGAAACGCAGCTGGAGCAGGAGGGCGGCGAACTGGCCCGCCGCCTGACCGAAGTGAACACGCGCCTGAAGCCGCTGGAAAGCCTGCTGGAACAGCGCGACCGCCTGCAAAAGCTGTCGGCCGATGCCGGCGCCGACATCGCCGAAGTGGGCAAGCAGCTGGGCGAGAAAGAAGCCGAGCTGGCGCGCCAGAAGAGCGCGCGCGAAGCCGTGTCGACCAAGATCGCGGGCGAGCTGGCGACGATCTCCCAGTTGCAGGGCAAGAGCGCGATGCCGGAACCCGAAGCGCAGCGCCTGATGCGACGCGCGCTGCGCGACGAAGGCATCGCGCACGCCATGCTGTCGGACATCGTCGAAGTGACCGATCCGAAATGGCAGGGCGCGGTCGAAGGTGTGCTCGGTGGTTACGCCTCGGTCGTGCTGCTCGAAAAAGCATCGGATGCGGCCAACGCCTACCGTCTGGCCGAGAAGGAGCGCTACCGCCACTTCATCGTGCCCGATTGCGTGACGGCGCCGGTCGTCAAGGATGACAGCCTGCTGTCGGTGGTGAGCTTTTCGGGCAAGGCGCCAGGCTGGTTGATCGACCAGCTGGAACGCATCGTGCGCGTCGATTCGGTCGACGACGGCTTCAAGAGCCGCTCGGACGAGTGGATCACGCCGGACGCCTACCACCGCGAACGCCGCGGTGGCCGCTCGCTGTTCGTCGAAGCATCGCGCTACCGCTTCGGCGCGGCCGGCAAGACGCAGCGCCTGGAAGCGATCCAGAAATCGCTGCCGGCGCTGGAACAGAAAGAAGACGCGCTGACGCTGGCGATCTCGAAGCTGGCCGCCGAAGTGGGCGGCCTGAAGGCGCGCATCGCCGGCGTGGATGCGGCCAAGGAACTGTCGGCGCGTCAGGAAGAATTCGAGGAAGCCGCGCGCGCACTGGCGCCGCTCAAGGCCGAGCGGATGGAAGTGGGCGCGCGTCTGGGCGAGCTGCAAACGCTGAGCAAGAACGCGACCGTCGCGCGCACCCGCGCCGACACCGTGTGGCAGAACGCGCGCATGGCGCTGTCGGAAGCCGAGGCGGGCATGCGCCTGAACCATCGCCGCCAGATCGACCAGCGCACCGAACATGCGAAAGCCTTGCTGGAATTGCGCCGCAGCTGGCGCGCCGTGCCGGGCGCGTGGAAGAATCCGAACTGGCGCGGCGACCTGGTGGCCAAGCACCAGAATGCGCACCAGGTCAATCTGCGCCTGGGATCCCTTGAAGGGTCGCTGGCGCGCGACGACTGGGAACTCGATCCGACCGTGGTCGACCAGTATGCGCGCCTGCACGACCAGCTCGAAAGCCGCCAGACGGAGACCGAGGAGCGCCGTTACCAGAACAACCGCGCGATCGAAGCGACCGGCAATGCGCGCGGCGCCTACATCGAGCGCCTGCGCTACACGATCAAGACCTATACCAAGAACATCCGCGAACTGGGTGGCCTGGCCGGGATCGACGTGCAGGCCGACCCGGTGCGGCTCGAGAACGATGACGTGCAACTGTCGCAGGCCGGCCTGCATGTGCGCTTCAAGTTCGACGGCAAGGACCAGATCGGGATGAACGACGGCGAAGCGTCGGGCGGCCAGCAGGTCATGAAGTCGCTGGTGCTGCTGATTGGCCTGCTCAAGTCCGAAGAAGGTTCGGGCGGCTTCGTGTTCATCGATGAACCGTTTGCCCACCTGGATATCCGCAACATCCAGCTGGTCGGCGAGTTTTTGAAGAACACCGACGCCCAGTACCTGATGACGACCCCGCTGACGCACAATACGGACGTCTACGACCCGTCGGAACTGACGCTCATCACGAGCAAGAAGAAGAAGGACCAGCAGTGGGCGCAGCCGATCTTCGTGCTGCAGCGCCGGAAGGAAGACGCGAAGGCGGCTTGA
- a CDS encoding response regulator transcription factor translates to MTTALIADDEPHLARHLATSLQQLWPELEIVHVAEDGIDAAAAIARFMPDLAFLDIQMPGLSGLEVAQGIEGATRVIFITAHDEHALEAFEHAALDYLLKPLRLERLQRTLARVRTMLQAPPMPETTALASVLEQLMRTNTGEGERLHYVRAAKGGLVHNVPVGDVLFFQADDKYTVVRTAGDEYLIRTPIAELASRLDPAHFRQVHRATIVNLAHLVGTRRDEASRLFLCMRGHAAELPVSRAYVALFQAM, encoded by the coding sequence ATGACCACCGCCCTGATCGCCGACGACGAACCACACCTGGCCCGCCACCTGGCCACAAGTTTGCAACAGCTCTGGCCGGAACTCGAGATCGTCCACGTGGCAGAAGACGGCATCGATGCCGCCGCCGCCATCGCCAGGTTCATGCCGGATCTGGCGTTTCTCGACATCCAGATGCCGGGCCTGTCCGGTCTTGAAGTCGCGCAGGGGATCGAGGGCGCCACGCGCGTGATCTTCATTACCGCGCACGACGAGCACGCGCTCGAGGCGTTCGAGCACGCGGCGCTGGACTACCTGCTCAAGCCCCTGCGCCTCGAACGCCTGCAACGCACGCTCGCGCGCGTTCGGACAATGTTGCAGGCACCGCCGATGCCCGAGACCACCGCGCTGGCGAGCGTGCTGGAACAGTTGATGCGCACGAACACGGGGGAGGGTGAGCGCCTGCACTATGTGCGCGCTGCCAAGGGCGGGTTGGTCCACAACGTGCCGGTGGGCGATGTGCTGTTCTTCCAGGCCGATGACAAATACACGGTCGTGCGCACGGCAGGCGATGAATACCTGATCCGGACACCGATCGCCGAACTGGCTTCGCGCCTGGATCCGGCGCATTTCCGGCAAGTGCACCGCGCCACCATCGTCAACCTGGCCCATCTCGTTGGTACCCGGCGCGACGAGGCCAGCCGCCTGTTCCTGTGCATGCGGGGCCATGCGGCCGAGCTGCCGGTGAGCCGCGCCTACGTGGCCTTGTTCCAGGCGATGTAG
- a CDS encoding DUF3108 domain-containing protein, whose amino-acid sequence MPMNNIRHIGAALALTFALGGASAQPAHQAVKRAFELPPSADLAYDLAARQKGLALKGDATVNWRAGDGKYDVRFESRVAILGTLLDNRSQGVIDAYGLAPTEFSEKRMRKDPTSITFDRTAKTMRFSEGEKTYPLKGGEQDRVSVTWQLAAVARAAGDKFKPGTEWPFFVAGRSSAETWTFKVVRSEKVKTGLGEVDAILVTRAALKGSRDQSVDVWLAPAHEYYPVKIRFTEGDKETIEQTLKSVTRT is encoded by the coding sequence ATGCCTATGAACAACATTCGACACATCGGTGCAGCCCTGGCGCTGACCTTCGCACTGGGTGGCGCGTCCGCCCAGCCCGCCCATCAGGCCGTCAAGCGCGCGTTCGAATTGCCGCCATCGGCCGATCTGGCCTACGACCTGGCCGCGCGCCAGAAGGGCCTGGCCCTGAAAGGTGACGCCACCGTCAACTGGCGCGCCGGCGACGGCAAGTACGACGTGCGCTTCGAATCACGCGTGGCGATCCTGGGCACGCTGCTCGACAACCGCAGCCAGGGCGTCATCGATGCCTACGGTCTGGCCCCGACCGAGTTTTCCGAAAAGCGCATGCGCAAGGACCCCACCTCGATCACGTTCGACCGTACTGCAAAGACGATGCGATTCTCGGAAGGCGAGAAGACTTATCCGCTCAAGGGTGGGGAGCAGGACCGCGTGTCGGTCACCTGGCAACTGGCCGCCGTGGCGCGCGCCGCCGGCGACAAGTTCAAGCCCGGCACCGAGTGGCCGTTCTTCGTGGCGGGGCGCAGCAGCGCCGAGACCTGGACCTTCAAGGTCGTGCGGAGCGAAAAAGTCAAAACAGGCCTGGGCGAGGTCGATGCGATTCTGGTCACGCGCGCAGCGCTGAAAGGCAGCCGCGACCAGAGCGTGGACGTCTGGCTGGCGCCGGCGCACGAGTACTATCCGGTCAAGATCCGCTTCACCGAAGGCGACAAGGAAACCATCGAGCAGACGCTCAAGAGCGTGACCAGGACTTGA
- a CDS encoding sensor domain-containing diguanylate cyclase, with the protein MRNPGRIPWSAGALTPSNDNPALDFLRLSSKRRPVVRFVVAATVLACILLVAFAAWFIETTRQAQIAQTTVAISNVARMVGAQVESAMKTTSMALANVAERVEHDGTSPSALARLQAHLVDLTHTTPELHGIFMYGEDGAWLATSLDQPVMANNADRAYFQYHREHPGRAIHVAHPVRSRSSNIWVLPVSRRIDHADGSFAGVVLVTLKVNFFEQIYDDLDVGRTGTVLLALDDGTVVYRRPFDEKIIGTNLSHGVVFEAIRNQSAGAEFLTATVDRIERLYSYRRLDRFPFVIAVGQTKDELLGDWKRSSLLIGAVTLLIAALFTLFGRKLVRQIAIRDRLDQTLRAYSEDLQRDNQGLHELAHTDKLTQLANRRRFDDMLDHEWRRAQRSNAPLALILLDIDYFKKYNDHYGHPAGDACLQGVGGVLAASLNRTGDLPARYGGEEFAIILPATDLQGALAVAERMRQDILGLRIAHVESPFETITASLGVASFEPGGKESLSTADLVVRADMQLYQAKAAGRNRVSGAAFSATGADSGKGQAAQ; encoded by the coding sequence ATGCGTAACCCCGGTCGCATTCCATGGAGCGCAGGCGCATTGACACCATCCAACGACAATCCGGCCCTCGATTTTCTGCGCTTGTCCAGCAAGCGCAGGCCCGTGGTGCGCTTCGTGGTCGCCGCGACGGTATTGGCCTGCATCCTGCTTGTGGCCTTTGCCGCGTGGTTCATCGAGACGACGCGCCAGGCGCAGATCGCGCAGACCACGGTGGCGATCAGCAACGTCGCGCGCATGGTCGGAGCCCAGGTCGAATCGGCCATGAAGACCACAAGCATGGCGCTGGCCAATGTCGCCGAGCGCGTCGAACACGATGGCACAAGCCCCTCAGCGCTGGCGCGGCTGCAAGCGCACCTGGTCGACCTGACCCACACGACGCCCGAGCTGCACGGCATCTTCATGTATGGGGAAGATGGCGCGTGGCTGGCTACGTCGCTGGACCAGCCGGTCATGGCCAACAACGCAGACCGCGCGTATTTTCAGTACCACCGCGAGCATCCGGGGCGCGCCATCCACGTGGCCCATCCAGTACGCAGCCGCTCGAGCAACATCTGGGTATTGCCGGTGTCGCGCCGCATCGACCATGCCGACGGCAGCTTTGCCGGCGTCGTGCTGGTCACGCTGAAGGTGAACTTCTTCGAGCAAATCTACGATGACCTCGATGTCGGCCGCACCGGCACGGTGCTGCTGGCGCTGGATGACGGCACGGTGGTCTACCGGCGCCCGTTCGACGAAAAGATCATCGGCACCAACCTGTCGCATGGGGTAGTGTTCGAGGCGATCCGCAACCAGTCGGCCGGCGCCGAGTTCCTGACCGCCACGGTCGACAGGATCGAACGGCTGTACAGCTATCGCCGGCTCGACCGTTTTCCATTCGTGATCGCTGTCGGCCAGACCAAGGACGAACTGCTGGGCGACTGGAAGCGCTCGAGCCTTCTGATCGGCGCGGTCACGCTACTGATCGCTGCGCTGTTCACGCTGTTCGGGCGCAAGCTGGTGCGGCAGATCGCAATCCGCGACCGGCTCGACCAGACCCTGCGCGCCTATTCCGAAGACCTGCAGCGCGATAACCAGGGGCTGCACGAACTGGCGCACACCGACAAGCTCACGCAACTGGCCAACCGGCGCCGCTTCGACGACATGCTGGACCACGAATGGCGCCGCGCGCAGCGCAGCAATGCGCCGCTGGCGCTGATCCTGCTCGACATCGACTACTTCAAGAAGTACAACGACCATTACGGCCATCCGGCCGGTGATGCCTGCCTGCAGGGCGTGGGTGGCGTGCTGGCTGCCAGCCTGAACCGCACCGGCGACCTGCCCGCCCGTTACGGCGGCGAAGAATTCGCCATCATCCTGCCGGCGACCGATCTGCAGGGTGCGCTGGCCGTTGCCGAACGCATGCGCCAGGACATCCTCGGCCTGCGCATCGCGCACGTGGAATCGCCCTTCGAGACCATTACGGCCAGCCTGGGCGTGGCCTCCTTCGAGCCTGGCGGCAAGGAGTCCTTGAGCACCGCCGACCTGGTCGTGCGCGCGGACATGCAGCTCTACCAGGCCAAGGCCGCGGGCCGCAACCGGGTGTCCGGCGCGGCCTTCAGCGCCACCGGCGCCGATTCAGGCAAGGGCCAGGCGGCGCAATGA
- a CDS encoding histidine kinase translates to MHITTSIKPAWHAFWTLRKHHPGPWWMRPAIASGLATLAWAALGLLGLTDMLTIETRDPDFMRRLVIGVFLLFQSIAWTMLALVRAVEWLLSAERLAALSPVRDWRAAVAVGAMLVVGIMAGNLVGSGALAMVYPGSELSGGSVLRRQIRFLQFLPFLAVVHGIFWRLRLQRHALQAQAAEAQLRLLHGQIEPHFLFNTLATIESLLAYDPARGREMLEAFSDHLRSSLSQLRGPDATLDAELAMVTTYLRLLHIRMGQRLVFTVDASIEARAARMPSLLLQPLVENAIRHGLEPKVGGGSVRIDARVEQGRLVIRVVDDGLGLEVPSRCARTGAGMALENIRARLHHRYGEGASLALEASADSGGTRATLDLPYHSTP, encoded by the coding sequence ATGCACATCACCACATCCATCAAGCCGGCCTGGCACGCATTCTGGACCCTGCGCAAGCACCACCCCGGGCCATGGTGGATGCGTCCGGCGATCGCCAGCGGCTTGGCCACGCTGGCATGGGCGGCACTGGGTCTGCTCGGCCTGACCGACATGCTGACCATCGAGACGCGCGATCCCGATTTCATGCGGCGTCTGGTGATTGGCGTGTTCCTGTTGTTCCAGTCGATCGCCTGGACGATGCTGGCGCTGGTGCGCGCCGTCGAGTGGCTGCTGTCCGCAGAACGCCTGGCCGCGCTCTCGCCGGTGCGCGACTGGCGCGCGGCCGTGGCGGTCGGCGCCATGCTGGTCGTCGGTATCATGGCCGGCAACCTGGTCGGCAGCGGTGCGCTGGCGATGGTCTACCCGGGCAGCGAATTGTCCGGTGGGTCGGTGCTGCGGCGCCAGATCCGTTTTTTGCAATTCTTGCCGTTCCTGGCTGTCGTGCATGGCATCTTCTGGCGTCTGCGCCTGCAGCGCCATGCCCTGCAGGCGCAGGCGGCCGAAGCGCAGTTGCGCCTGCTGCATGGGCAGATAGAGCCGCATTTCTTGTTCAACACCCTGGCCACGATCGAGTCGCTGCTGGCGTACGATCCGGCGCGCGGACGTGAGATGCTCGAAGCGTTTTCCGACCACCTGCGTTCGAGCCTGTCGCAGTTGCGCGGACCGGACGCCACGTTGGATGCCGAACTGGCGATGGTGACGACGTACCTTCGCCTGCTGCACATCCGGATGGGGCAGCGGCTTGTGTTCACGGTCGATGCCAGCATCGAGGCACGCGCCGCGCGCATGCCGTCGTTGCTGCTGCAACCCCTGGTCGAGAACGCGATCCGGCATGGCCTGGAACCGAAGGTTGGCGGCGGCAGCGTGCGTATCGATGCGCGCGTCGAACAGGGCCGGCTCGTGATCCGCGTGGTGGACGATGGCCTGGGCCTGGAGGTTCCATCACGCTGTGCGCGCACGGGCGCCGGTATGGCGTTGGAGAATATCCGCGCGCGCCTGCACCATCGCTACGGCGAGGGTGCCTCGCTCGCGCTCGAGGCCAGCGCCGACAGCGGTGGCACCAGAGCAACGCTCGACCTGCCGTATCATTCCACACCATGA
- a CDS encoding DUF3108 domain-containing protein — MPSAPILLPRRRRLLPVVLVVLLHWIVLTELQHVSPVLPPAATSGSSPVTLVAQLLPAAAPEPAPEPVPVPEASPPPLPRIPPVPVEIAVPDRPGDITPVSSAAPSEDGAGTAPAAPAVEPIPAAPAPQAPPASAPATAAPPPPPAAPEARRYVIDMPPPAKITLDVARTDADGTTWSGEALLAWQSNADSYRIQVEAGIRVVFARVNLVVLKSEGAVAATGFAPITMTEKRRGRAMTATHFDWGKGLITFSASEAMYGLPPGAQDKASIPLQLAAIARGDPKQLTGAIDIFVGEDRDAAIYRFTVVGQEQIDTKLGTLQTWHLTRPPQPGSYKSQLDIWLAPAHGWYPVRIRNTERNGAVTTQTVNNIVLDHSGS; from the coding sequence ATGCCATCCGCACCGATTCTTCTTCCCCGTCGCCGCCGGCTGCTGCCCGTGGTGCTGGTCGTGCTGCTGCACTGGATCGTCCTGACCGAGCTGCAGCACGTCAGCCCGGTCCTGCCTCCGGCGGCCACGTCCGGTAGCTCACCCGTGACGCTGGTGGCCCAATTGCTGCCCGCCGCTGCGCCAGAACCTGCGCCCGAACCGGTGCCAGTGCCAGAGGCCAGTCCGCCGCCACTGCCCCGGATCCCGCCGGTGCCGGTGGAGATTGCGGTGCCCGACCGGCCAGGGGACATCACGCCGGTTTCCAGTGCGGCGCCCTCGGAGGACGGTGCTGGCACAGCGCCGGCCGCGCCGGCGGTCGAGCCGATACCGGCAGCGCCAGCCCCGCAGGCGCCGCCAGCGTCCGCGCCGGCAACGGCTGCACCGCCGCCGCCACCCGCAGCACCGGAAGCGCGCCGCTACGTCATCGACATGCCACCACCCGCGAAGATCACGCTCGACGTCGCGCGCACCGACGCCGATGGCACCACGTGGTCGGGCGAGGCGCTGCTGGCCTGGCAATCGAATGCGGACAGTTATCGTATCCAGGTCGAAGCCGGCATCCGCGTCGTGTTCGCGCGGGTCAATCTGGTGGTGTTGAAGAGCGAGGGCGCGGTGGCTGCAACGGGTTTTGCGCCGATCACGATGACCGAGAAGCGGCGCGGGCGCGCCATGACGGCCACCCATTTCGACTGGGGCAAGGGCTTGATCACGTTTTCGGCCTCCGAAGCGATGTACGGGCTGCCGCCCGGCGCCCAGGACAAGGCCAGCATTCCGCTGCAACTGGCGGCGATCGCGCGCGGCGACCCGAAGCAGCTCACGGGCGCCATCGACATCTTCGTTGGTGAAGACCGCGATGCGGCAATCTACCGCTTCACGGTGGTAGGACAGGAGCAGATCGATACCAAACTCGGCACACTGCAGACCTGGCACCTGACGCGTCCGCCGCAGCCGGGCTCGTACAAGTCGCAGCTGGACATCTGGCTGGCCCCCGCACATGGCTGGTATCCGGTGCGGATTCGCAATACCGAGCGCAACGGAGCAGTAACCACGCAAACAGTGAATAATATCGTCTTGGACCATTCAGGATCTTGA
- a CDS encoding formylglycine-generating enzyme family protein, whose product MKTLIVSLSLLCAIAAADAAAAPAKPVSAPPMATVPTGQFTMGSTEPRIGDGSHNPAEQPPHLVRIQSFRLARYETTVGQFRQFVAATGYRTQDACWQFDRADGMARKDVKWDTPAHAPGEFHPVLCVTWDDANAYAAWLSGQTGRRFRLPSEAEWEYAARAGTTTRYPSGDDADGLCAYANMKDRRFKAALKQDYGLDMLATDCDDGAALTTVVGMYPANAFGLYDMIGNVAEWVADCEHPDYQGAPADGTVWRGACEKENEYFITRGGSYASARTVLRSAARGHGGRTNASSLGEGFRIAEDIGACDETCAVNDADFDAALALAQKTERDRRLN is encoded by the coding sequence ATGAAAACCCTGATCGTTTCCCTGTCCCTGCTGTGCGCGATCGCTGCCGCCGATGCCGCAGCAGCCCCCGCCAAGCCTGTTTCCGCGCCCCCGATGGCCACGGTTCCGACCGGCCAGTTCACGATGGGCAGCACCGAACCGCGCATCGGCGACGGCAGCCACAATCCGGCCGAACAGCCGCCGCACCTGGTGCGCATCCAGTCGTTCCGCCTGGCCCGTTACGAGACCACGGTTGGCCAGTTCCGTCAGTTTGTCGCGGCGACCGGTTACCGGACGCAGGACGCGTGCTGGCAGTTCGACCGCGCCGACGGCATGGCCCGCAAGGACGTCAAGTGGGATACGCCTGCCCATGCGCCGGGCGAGTTCCACCCGGTGCTGTGCGTGACCTGGGACGATGCGAATGCGTATGCCGCCTGGCTCTCGGGTCAGACCGGGCGGCGCTTTCGCCTGCCGAGCGAAGCGGAATGGGAGTACGCCGCGCGTGCCGGGACGACCACGCGTTACCCGTCCGGCGACGATGCCGACGGCCTGTGCGCGTATGCGAACATGAAAGACCGGCGCTTCAAGGCCGCGCTCAAGCAGGACTATGGCCTGGACATGTTGGCGACCGATTGCGACGACGGCGCTGCCTTGACGACGGTGGTCGGCATGTATCCGGCCAATGCCTTCGGCCTGTACGACATGATCGGCAATGTGGCGGAATGGGTGGCCGACTGCGAACACCCGGATTACCAGGGCGCGCCGGCGGACGGCACGGTCTGGCGTGGCGCTTGTGAGAAAGAGAATGAATATTTCATCACGCGCGGCGGCAGCTATGCGTCGGCGCGGACGGTGTTGCGCAGCGCTGCACGCGGCCATGGTGGCCGAACCAATGCCAGCAGCCTGGGCGAAGGGTTCCGTATTGCCGAGGATATCGGGGCGTGTGATGAAACGTGCGCGGTGAACGACGCCGACTTCGACGCCGCACTGGCGCTGGCCCAGAAGACCGAGCGTGACAGGCGCCTGAACTAG